In one Leptospiraceae bacterium genomic region, the following are encoded:
- a CDS encoding SDR family oxidoreductase, producing the protein MNRVALITGASVGIGYELALLFARDKHDLILVARREDKLKELAEKLIKQYGIQVFTIASDLSRPSSPSEIYAEVKKQGIFVEYLINNAGFGTNGEFHQIDIRKELSLIQVNISSLIELSHLFLQDMIAQNKGAILNVASTAAFQPGPYMANYYASKAYVLHFTEAIAEELKKYNISISALCPGPTKTEFFDAAGMQALKLPLMSAEVVALKGYKALKGNSVISIPGLINKLGVLSVRFSPRFLVRKIAGLLNKSK; encoded by the coding sequence ATGAATCGTGTAGCTTTAATTACAGGTGCCTCCGTTGGGATTGGTTATGAACTGGCTCTACTTTTTGCTAGGGACAAGCACGACCTTATTCTTGTGGCCAGAAGGGAAGATAAACTGAAAGAACTTGCAGAAAAACTTATAAAGCAGTATGGAATACAGGTTTTTACTATTGCTTCAGATCTTTCAAGACCCTCCTCTCCTTCTGAAATTTATGCAGAAGTTAAAAAACAGGGAATCTTTGTGGAATATCTTATCAATAATGCAGGTTTTGGAACCAATGGAGAGTTTCATCAAATTGATATACGAAAAGAATTATCACTAATTCAGGTGAATATAAGTTCCTTAATTGAGTTATCCCACCTTTTTCTTCAGGATATGATTGCACAAAATAAAGGTGCTATTCTTAATGTGGCGTCTACGGCTGCTTTCCAACCGGGTCCTTATATGGCAAATTATTATGCTAGCAAAGCCTATGTTCTTCATTTCACAGAAGCTATAGCGGAAGAATTAAAAAAGTATAATATTTCTATTTCTGCACTTTGTCCGGGGCCAACAAAAACAGAGTTTTTTGATGCAGCAGGAATGCAGGCTTTAAAACTTCCATTAATGAGTGCCGAAGTTGTAGCTTTAAAAGGTTATAAAGCTCTCAAGGGTAATTCTGTAATTAGCATACCTGGACTTATAAACAAGCTGGGAGTACTATCAGTTAGATTTTCTCCCAGGTTTTTAGTTCGAAAAATTGCAGGACTTTTAAATAAAAGTAAATAA
- a CDS encoding alpha/beta fold hydrolase — translation MNGEREQIPDFIPAVHIRNPFIQSFLSSRRPFRESSKEFDRGRFILMNTKEESILSGFYSENVKREGLIILIHGWEGSCESAYVLRSASYFYKAGYSIFRLNLRDHGNTQGLNQKPFNGTLLSETYEAVSYACNLNPDIPAYILGFSLGGNFSLRIAKRFSTSLDWIPNLKAVFTVSPSVNPKKATAKIDSHVLLRKYFLKHWLFSLQRKSLFFPDYFKLESLVKAKSVMDLTERLVLEYTSYKSLDEYFGQYTIEGEYFKNLALPVYIIASLDDPVIPAEDFYHIKPNAHLHLIMREFGGHNGFFETIRKIPWYLPVFRSIIENLKRKEAFV, via the coding sequence ATGAATGGTGAGCGCGAACAGATACCCGATTTTATTCCTGCTGTGCATATACGGAATCCTTTCATTCAATCTTTTTTATCCAGTCGCAGACCCTTTCGGGAGTCGAGTAAGGAATTTGATAGGGGTCGCTTCATTCTTATGAATACTAAAGAAGAAAGTATTCTGAGCGGATTTTACAGTGAAAATGTAAAGAGAGAAGGGCTTATCATTTTGATTCATGGTTGGGAAGGAAGTTGTGAATCTGCTTATGTTTTACGTTCGGCATCCTATTTTTACAAAGCGGGTTATTCAATTTTTCGTCTAAACCTACGAGATCATGGGAACACCCAGGGTCTAAACCAAAAACCATTTAATGGAACTTTGTTATCCGAGACTTATGAGGCTGTAAGTTATGCCTGTAATTTGAATCCCGATATCCCTGCCTATATACTGGGTTTTTCCCTGGGTGGGAATTTTAGTTTGCGAATAGCCAAACGTTTCTCGACTTCTCTGGATTGGATTCCGAATCTAAAAGCAGTATTTACAGTGAGTCCATCTGTAAATCCTAAAAAAGCCACTGCTAAAATTGATTCCCATGTTTTACTCAGGAAATATTTTTTAAAACATTGGTTATTTTCTCTCCAAAGAAAATCTTTGTTTTTTCCGGATTACTTTAAATTAGAAAGTTTAGTCAAAGCCAAATCGGTAATGGATTTAACGGAGAGACTTGTTCTCGAATATACATCTTATAAGAGTCTCGATGAATATTTTGGACAGTATACAATAGAAGGAGAATATTTTAAAAATCTTGCTCTTCCGGTTTATATCATTGCATCTCTCGATGATCCGGTTATACCGGCGGAAGATTTTTATCATATAAAACCAAATGCCCATCTTCATCTGATTATGAGAGAATTTGGTGGACATAATGGGTTCTTTGAAACGATAAGAAAAATACCCTGGTATCTTCCTGTTTTTCGTTCTATTATAGAAAATCTAAAACGAAAAGAAGCTTTTGTTTGA
- a CDS encoding HAMP domain-containing protein — MKKFIGINKQVILLLGIINILGIIIFAIYNTAKSKEKLFVDLKERAKGHISRTVEMIMYSTKRFQTSFENVKTEKERNLVRKEWEKVVRAFDNAVVHDFGADKDRIRLIGDLNITGLDPMGKDLTRIENEFERKALQAFVDNKINHFEEINDEFVKIAIPLYSSTHPGCANCHGIKVGENKLMGSINSYIPVNKALQKAKEENLTNILILIFGFTILLIVIAIFISQKLVKPILQLDKAARKFANGNIDVKVEIQSKSEIGNLANSMKDVISTLRSLISEMNYMSKEHDAGDIDVYINAAQFQGAYHTVAEGINNMIHSHIEMNKKAMACVKEFGDGHFHAPLETFPGKKIFINHTIEQVRNNLMALVTDANRLSEAAIKGILSTRADLNRHEGDFRKIIEGVNNTLDAVVQPIQEASIVLQELSQGNLRVQVLGDYSGDHAIIKNALNETISSFNSLIGEITNAAEQILISSKQVADSSQSLSQGSTEQASSVDEITSTLGLIEEQAKNNALSAKDASENAVKVKEEALIGNNEMKSMLEAMKEISETSESIARIIKEIDAIAFQTNILALNAAVEAARAGQHGKGFNVVAEEVRNLASRSANAAKETANLIEGSIRKVNVGTDIANRTANVLDNVTRGVVLVTELINNISTASLEQSRSVAETAEGINQISQVAMNAAATAEESSAASIELASQAESFRDMVKKFKITDYDRDFESNSHSGKNKIIL, encoded by the coding sequence AAAAAGAAAGAAACCTGGTTCGTAAAGAATGGGAAAAAGTAGTTCGCGCTTTTGATAATGCTGTTGTGCATGATTTTGGTGCAGATAAAGACAGGATCCGCTTAATCGGAGATCTGAATATTACCGGTCTTGATCCAATGGGAAAAGACTTAACCCGGATTGAAAATGAATTTGAGAGAAAAGCTTTGCAGGCTTTTGTGGATAATAAGATAAATCATTTTGAAGAGATTAATGATGAATTTGTAAAAATTGCAATTCCTCTTTATAGTAGCACCCATCCGGGTTGTGCGAATTGTCACGGGATAAAAGTGGGAGAAAATAAATTGATGGGTTCTATTAATTCCTATATTCCCGTAAACAAAGCTCTACAAAAAGCGAAAGAAGAAAATTTGACGAATATATTGATTCTCATTTTTGGCTTTACGATTCTTCTAATCGTTATTGCTATATTTATTTCTCAAAAACTTGTAAAACCTATTCTTCAATTAGATAAGGCTGCCCGGAAGTTTGCAAATGGAAATATAGATGTAAAAGTCGAGATTCAATCTAAATCAGAAATCGGTAATTTAGCTAATAGTATGAAAGATGTAATTTCAACCTTACGTTCCCTTATCTCTGAAATGAATTACATGTCCAAAGAGCACGATGCAGGAGACATTGATGTATATATAAATGCAGCTCAATTTCAAGGAGCCTATCACACAGTAGCCGAAGGAATCAACAATATGATTCATTCTCATATTGAAATGAACAAAAAAGCCATGGCCTGTGTAAAAGAATTTGGAGACGGACATTTTCATGCACCTTTAGAAACCTTTCCCGGGAAAAAAATATTTATCAATCATACCATCGAACAGGTCAGGAATAATTTAATGGCACTTGTCACCGACGCCAATAGACTCTCGGAAGCAGCAATAAAGGGCATACTCAGCACACGTGCAGATCTAAATCGACATGAAGGAGATTTTCGTAAAATAATTGAAGGTGTCAATAACACACTCGATGCGGTTGTACAACCTATACAGGAAGCCTCTATAGTCCTGCAAGAACTTTCGCAGGGAAATCTGAGAGTGCAGGTTCTCGGCGACTACAGCGGGGATCATGCTATCATAAAAAATGCTCTCAATGAAACCATAAGTTCATTTAATAGCCTTATCGGGGAAATCACTAATGCTGCTGAGCAGATTCTAATAAGTTCAAAACAGGTTGCTGATTCCAGTCAGTCTTTATCTCAGGGTTCTACCGAGCAAGCATCGAGCGTGGATGAAATCACCTCGACTTTAGGTCTTATCGAAGAACAGGCTAAAAATAATGCCCTGAGTGCAAAAGATGCCAGTGAAAATGCAGTAAAAGTAAAAGAAGAAGCTCTTATAGGAAACAATGAAATGAAGTCAATGTTAGAAGCCATGAAAGAGATTTCTGAAACTTCTGAAAGCATTGCCCGTATCATAAAAGAAATTGATGCCATTGCCTTCCAAACCAATATACTCGCACTCAATGCAGCGGTAGAAGCTGCAAGGGCAGGTCAACACGGAAAAGGCTTTAACGTAGTAGCAGAAGAAGTTCGTAACCTTGCCTCAAGGAGTGCCAATGCAGCAAAAGAAACAGCTAACTTGATCGAAGGTTCTATCAGAAAGGTAAATGTAGGAACAGATATTGCCAATCGTACGGCAAATGTTCTTGATAATGTTACCAGAGGAGTTGTCCTGGTTACTGAGTTAATAAACAACATCAGCACTGCTTCTTTAGAACAATCCAGAAGTGTAGCTGAAACTGCTGAAGGAATAAACCAAATTTCTCAGGTTGCCATGAACGCAGCAGCCACTGCCGAAGAAAGTTCTGCTGCCAGTATAGAACTGGCAAGCCAGGCGGAATCATTCCGGGATATGGTGAAGAAATTTAAAATTACCGACTACGATAGAGATTTTGAATCAAATTCACATAGCGGAAAAAACAAAATCATTTTATAG